In Salinibaculum sp. SYNS191, the genomic window CGCGGAAGGTCGGCGAGAGCTTCCGGGTCTACCCCAACCACGCCCGCATCACGGACGCCTTCGAGGACCTGGGCTTCGACCCGCTGCCGGACGTGCTCTGGCGCAAACCCGCCAACAGCGCGGCGAAGTTCATGGGGTCGGGGATGCTCCCGCCGAACGCCTACGTGACGCTGGAACACGAGTACGTGCTGGTCTTTCGGAAGGGACGGCGGCGGTCGTTCGAACCCGGGTCGACGCGCCGCTACGAGAGCGCGTTCTTCTGGGAGGAGCGCAACCGCTGGTTCACGGACGTCTGGACGGACGTGCGCGGCTGTCTGCAGGACCTGCCCGCCGACGACCTGCGGGACCGCGCCGCCGCCTTCCCCTTCGAGATTCCCTACCGGCTCGTGAACATGTACTCCGTCTACGGCGACACCGTGCTGGACCCGTTCTGGGGGACGGGCACGACGACGCTGGCGGCGATGGTCGCCGGCCGCAACTCCGTGGGGTACGAACTCGACGGGGAGTTCGCCGACCACTTCGCCGAGCGCGTGACCGACGTTCCGGAGATGGCCCGCGACGTCGTGGGCGAGCGCCTGCGGAGCCACCGCGAGTTCGTCGCCGACCGCCGCGACGCCGGCGACGAACCGGCGTACGACGCGACCCACTACGACTTCCCGGTCGTCACAAAACAGGAGCAGGACATCCGTTTCTACGTCGCCGACGAGGTGGCCGAGACCGACGACGGCTATCGGGTGACTCACGAACCCGCCGACGAGATGGCGTCGCTGGAGTAGCGGGGAGCGGTGGCCGGGAGCGCGCTCCGTCGCGCTCCCCGGGGAAGGGCAGGCCTGCTACGAGCATCCGGCGGCGGAGCCGCCGGTTCCCTCCGAGCGCTCTACCGAGCGCGAGGAGCCTTTTTC contains:
- a CDS encoding DNA-methyltransferase, coding for METTHRVRVGDARDLSLPAESVELVVTSPPYPMIEMWDDLFADVAPASAEALDAGDGKEAFDAMHDALDAVWRELERVLVPGGIACINVGDATRKVGESFRVYPNHARITDAFEDLGFDPLPDVLWRKPANSAAKFMGSGMLPPNAYVTLEHEYVLVFRKGRRRSFEPGSTRRYESAFFWEERNRWFTDVWTDVRGCLQDLPADDLRDRAAAFPFEIPYRLVNMYSVYGDTVLDPFWGTGTTTLAAMVAGRNSVGYELDGEFADHFAERVTDVPEMARDVVGERLRSHREFVADRRDAGDEPAYDATHYDFPVVTKQEQDIRFYVADEVAETDDGYRVTHEPADEMASLE